The sequence CGCGGACTTCCGGGAGCGCTTCGGGGACGTGGAGGTGGAAATCATGTCCGGGCGCGACGCCAACCCGGACCATGCCTCGCAGCCCGACAAACACCGCCAGGTGGTGAAGCTGCGCGACTACGTCCAGCGGATGGAGACGGGCGGCGAGACGAATGACTTCTACATGGTGCCGCGCAACGAGAACTGGAAGCGCGACGGACTGGCCCGGCTGCGCGAGGACATCCGCGCGCCCGCCGGCATCATCGACCCGGAGCTGCGTCCCGACATGACGACGCTGCTGCTGGGACCGCCGGGCACCGTCACCCCGCTCCACCATGACAACATGAACGTGCTGCTGGGCCAGGTGATGGGCCGCAAGCACGTGCGGCTGGTGCCGTCCTTCCAGCGCCACCTCGTCTACCCGCGCCACGGCACCTTCAGCTCCGTGGACGCGGCGAGCCCGGACGCGGCGCGCTTCCCGCTCTACGGCGAGGCCACCGTCCTGGAGGGCGTCGTGGAGCCAGGCGAGCTGCTCTTCCTGCCCGTGGGGTGGTGGCACTGGGTGCGCGCACTGGACGTGAGCGCCACTGTCACGTTCCATCATTTCCAGCTCCCGGGAGGCAACACGCACCTGAGGACTCCGCAGTAGACGGCCGCACCGCGCGGCCGCCTGCGCTCAATATGACTCCACGAGGATGACGTGCCGGGTCCACCCGGCACGGCTGTCCCGCTCCAGCCAGCGCTGACGCTCGTCCCGCAGCGCCACCGCCGGCGCGGCCCCTTCGCGAATGCGGCGCCGGACCCCATCGAAGAAGCGGCCGGCGGCATCCGGGATGTCCACCGTGGAGGCCAGCACCGCCCGCGCGCCCGCGTCGATGAAGGCCGCGGGCAGGCTGAAGGGCTCGTGGCTGGTGGTGGTGCTCGCCGCGCGTCCGGCGCTGCACGCCGCCAGGAACACCATGGGCGCCCCCGTGAGCTTCTGCTGCCGCACCACGTCCGCGGTGAGCGCGTAGCGGCCGCTCGTCTCTGGGGACAGCACCACCAGCGACGCATCCGAGAGCGCCGGGTCCATGATGCCGTGGGCATGGATTTCGATTTCGGTGGCGTCCCGCATGTCCGCCAGCACGCGCGCGGGCGTGGCGTCCGAGCCGGACAGCACCTGCAGCGGCACCGCCTCCGGCTCCTGCGAGGGCAACCACTGCGGCAGCCGCGGCAGTTGGAGCAGCGCGGGCGCATCCACGCTGGAGACGACGAGCCGCCGGGCCGTGGGCGTGGTGCGCGGCTGGGCCGTGCG is a genomic window of Myxococcus virescens containing:
- a CDS encoding cupin-like domain-containing protein; the encoded protein is MSREDSRLALEWHTWLAENLALGVSAEDAQRVLVDAGVEASLAQREIAAAQAHPYVVAARRIGRRYEWLEALADLYAELHRQSGAVTLEKRRGVSPEEFFTRYYFGHRPVVLQGFMEDWPAMRRWSLADFRERFGDVEVEIMSGRDANPDHASQPDKHRQVVKLRDYVQRMETGGETNDFYMVPRNENWKRDGLARLREDIRAPAGIIDPELRPDMTTLLLGPPGTVTPLHHDNMNVLLGQVMGRKHVRLVPSFQRHLVYPRHGTFSSVDAASPDAARFPLYGEATVLEGVVEPGELLFLPVGWWHWVRALDVSATVTFHHFQLPGGNTHLRTPQ